Proteins from a single region of Paraglaciecola sp. T6c:
- a CDS encoding cytochrome b/b6 domain-containing protein, which translates to MTHHKTLVWDLPLRIFHWALVLLIFAQWLTAEVLDGYMDLHAKFGYGLLGLVIFRIIWGFAGPKHARFSSFLRGPSAILHYTSTLFSRHPSTYTGHNPLGALMVPAILIVVGAQALSGLFVTDDVLFTGPYYSSVSDETQGIMQWLHHTLFDVLLVIIGLHISAILSYELLLKKPLIGAMLHGHKNVQSKSGINHSRLILALVLAMVICAFIYWLVVIAPPEVELDYYY; encoded by the coding sequence ATGACACATCACAAAACATTGGTCTGGGATCTCCCCTTACGCATTTTTCATTGGGCCCTCGTACTGCTGATTTTTGCGCAGTGGCTAACGGCTGAAGTATTAGATGGCTACATGGATCTGCATGCTAAATTTGGTTACGGTTTATTAGGCTTGGTAATATTTCGAATAATTTGGGGATTTGCTGGGCCAAAACATGCCCGGTTTAGTTCTTTTTTACGTGGCCCTAGCGCCATTTTACACTACACAAGTACACTTTTTAGCCGCCATCCATCAACGTACACGGGGCATAATCCACTCGGCGCCCTAATGGTGCCCGCTATTTTGATTGTGGTCGGCGCTCAGGCATTAAGCGGTCTGTTCGTTACCGATGATGTGTTATTTACAGGGCCTTATTACTCAAGCGTATCTGATGAGACGCAGGGTATCATGCAGTGGCTGCATCACACCCTGTTCGATGTATTATTGGTGATTATTGGTTTACACATTAGTGCTATTTTAAGTTACGAGTTATTGCTTAAGAAGCCCTTGATCGGTGCGATGCTTCATGGGCATAAAAATGTGCAATCGAAAAGCGGGATTAATCATTCAAGACTGATATTAGCTTTAGTACTGGCGATGGTTATTTGTGCCTTCATATATTGGTTGGTCGTTATTGCTCCGCCCGAAGTAGAACTTGATTATTACTATTGA
- a CDS encoding SIMPL domain-containing protein, whose amino-acid sequence MKNVFAIVTLLASSAALSFSPLSAASAEDKVHQISVSGQANVASVPDLFQFSVYVEEQGERVQNLNSVVADKTQTIISSVLAFGVDKKDVQSMRVQLNPWYEHSNNQRIQKGFKLSREINFTLRDIALYDQVIDAVLATGASRIDGFNYVVEDPQPQYLAALELALKDAKLRASRMAKTLGAKLGKVISISENSGYSPMPRGREVMMMSKSSDSLPGQINTAAQVNVTFELVE is encoded by the coding sequence ATGAAAAACGTGTTTGCTATTGTTACTCTGTTGGCGTCAAGCGCCGCATTAAGTTTTAGTCCACTCAGCGCCGCCAGTGCTGAGGACAAGGTGCATCAAATCAGCGTTAGTGGCCAAGCGAATGTGGCAAGTGTGCCAGACCTGTTCCAGTTCAGTGTTTATGTAGAGGAGCAAGGAGAGCGGGTTCAAAATCTAAACAGTGTAGTCGCAGACAAAACCCAAACCATTATCAGCAGTGTGTTGGCTTTTGGTGTTGACAAAAAAGACGTGCAATCAATGCGTGTTCAGCTTAATCCTTGGTACGAACACAGTAATAACCAACGCATTCAAAAAGGCTTCAAGCTTTCAAGAGAAATTAACTTCACCTTGCGCGATATTGCCCTGTATGACCAAGTGATTGATGCGGTATTAGCGACGGGAGCGAGCCGTATTGATGGCTTCAATTATGTTGTCGAAGATCCACAGCCGCAGTATTTAGCGGCGTTAGAATTGGCACTGAAGGACGCAAAATTACGGGCCTCTCGTATGGCAAAAACCTTGGGCGCCAAACTAGGTAAGGTTATATCAATCAGCGAAAATAGCGGCTATTCACCCATGCCTAGAGGTCGTGAAGTGATGATGATGAGCAAATCAAGTGATTCACTACCAGGCCAAATTAACACCGCTGCGCAGGTAAACGTGACATTCGAATTGGTTGAGTAA
- a CDS encoding sulfurtransferase, with translation MQNSSALVSPQWLHAHLDDANIMVFMSTMNVITTGEPEPMPAGYIPKAQVFDFEHQICEPSSSLPHTMPSSEVFQQEVRKLGVNKDSIVIVYDNQGMFSAPRVWWMFTCMGHKQVYVLNGGFPEWQKAGFKCAETLSQAKQEGDFISQFHAERMIDASGVLAALDAPDCHVIDARSADRFYAKVAEPRPHLRSGHMPNGLNLPFSDCIESAQLLSPQRLRTKFDALGVRENDKLMFSCGSGVTACVLALAANEAGYQNIQVYDGSWSEWGADERLPVVR, from the coding sequence GTGCAAAACAGTTCAGCCCTTGTCAGCCCACAATGGTTACATGCCCATTTGGATGATGCGAACATAATGGTTTTCATGAGTACGATGAACGTGATCACCACAGGCGAGCCAGAACCCATGCCTGCTGGTTATATCCCTAAAGCCCAAGTATTTGATTTTGAACATCAGATTTGCGAACCATCTAGCTCACTTCCTCACACTATGCCCAGTTCTGAGGTATTTCAGCAAGAAGTGCGAAAACTTGGGGTGAATAAAGACAGTATTGTGATTGTTTATGATAATCAGGGGATGTTTAGCGCACCACGCGTGTGGTGGATGTTTACGTGCATGGGCCACAAGCAGGTCTATGTGTTAAATGGTGGTTTTCCTGAATGGCAAAAAGCGGGATTCAAATGTGCCGAAACGTTGTCGCAAGCGAAGCAAGAAGGAGACTTTATTAGTCAATTTCATGCTGAGCGTATGATAGATGCCAGTGGTGTATTAGCTGCACTTGATGCACCTGACTGTCATGTCATAGACGCCCGTTCAGCAGATAGGTTTTATGCAAAGGTAGCAGAGCCGAGACCGCACCTTCGCAGCGGCCATATGCCAAATGGGTTGAATTTACCTTTTAGTGACTGCATTGAAAGTGCTCAATTGTTAAGCCCCCAACGACTGCGGACTAAATTCGATGCATTAGGTGTCCGTGAGAATGACAAGTTAATGTTCAGTTGTGGTTCGGGGGTAACAGCCTGTGTTTTAGCCTTGGCCGCTAATGAGGCCGGGTATCAAAATATACAAGTTTATGACGGTTCATGGAGTGAGTGGGGTGCAGATGAAAGATTACCTGTTGTTAGATAA
- a CDS encoding adenosine deaminase family protein, which yields MNIVQQIRRYIYKHHLNLHNNSNPTLQNNRYSYRYMNHYLQLLVFFGCTLLPLSTKADTPMTPKPHWFESFKQQADNTALYNFLYALPKGGDLHHHLGGSGFSHWWYNLATDEKTNGGYRYYTKVFIKQCHGYGSNEFGGNPQLLLFKTIQHSHYAALSDCEKSEYRELTALSNEQKSAWMNSIRLDKPFEGRAEFFEKHWSRLGDLNRNPIIMAELLVKNMQSFAREGLRYIEAQTNAKGGIKPDGSHYSPDEVVDIFRQRLAQDDAISTGVTARLQYALLRFLPNAEQELEWMYRFVDRHRDIYVGINMVGREDNDKGYPLRFLSTLRKLRQRIPNIPLAIHAGEVDEPNFHVRDTLLLGANRIGHGVNLIDDPGTMLLMRNDRYLVEINLISNLLLEYVDEYHQHPFPEYLRTGIPVSLSTDDRGMWDSNMTDEYFVAVKEFNLSWQELTGLAENSLKHGFVDEQTKRALLADYHSRINAFERAFLDQGANSFSQTPDRYGTFICRQYGLCQLQNN from the coding sequence ATGAACATCGTACAACAAATTCGTCGTTACATTTATAAACACCACCTCAATCTGCACAACAATTCGAACCCGACACTCCAAAACAATCGATATTCTTATCGTTACATGAATCACTATTTACAACTTCTCGTTTTCTTTGGTTGTACTTTGCTCCCCTTAAGCACAAAGGCAGACACGCCAATGACCCCCAAACCGCATTGGTTTGAGTCATTTAAGCAACAGGCTGATAACACAGCCTTATATAACTTTTTATATGCGCTACCAAAAGGAGGTGACCTTCATCACCACCTTGGCGGTTCGGGCTTTAGCCATTGGTGGTACAACCTTGCTACTGATGAGAAAACCAATGGTGGATATCGCTATTACACTAAGGTGTTTATCAAACAATGTCATGGCTATGGCAGCAATGAATTTGGCGGAAATCCGCAATTATTGTTATTCAAGACGATTCAACACAGCCACTATGCAGCGCTGAGTGATTGCGAGAAAAGTGAATATCGCGAACTCACCGCGTTGTCAAACGAGCAAAAATCCGCATGGATGAATAGCATTAGATTAGACAAGCCGTTTGAAGGACGGGCTGAATTTTTTGAAAAGCATTGGTCTCGCCTGGGCGATCTGAATCGCAATCCAATCATCATGGCAGAATTATTGGTTAAAAATATGCAGTCTTTTGCACGAGAAGGGTTGCGATATATAGAAGCGCAAACCAATGCTAAAGGCGGCATTAAACCAGATGGCTCTCACTATTCGCCGGACGAGGTAGTCGATATATTCCGTCAACGGTTAGCCCAAGATGATGCCATCTCCACGGGGGTCACCGCCCGATTGCAATATGCGCTATTGCGCTTTTTACCCAACGCCGAACAAGAGCTCGAATGGATGTATCGCTTTGTTGATAGGCACAGAGACATCTACGTGGGAATCAATATGGTCGGCCGCGAAGACAACGATAAAGGGTATCCACTGCGGTTTTTATCCACTTTACGAAAATTACGCCAGCGCATCCCGAATATACCGCTGGCCATCCATGCAGGTGAGGTAGATGAACCCAATTTTCATGTTAGGGACACCCTATTATTAGGCGCAAATCGTATAGGTCATGGTGTTAACTTAATCGACGATCCTGGCACCATGTTATTGATGCGTAACGACCGCTATTTAGTAGAGATTAACCTTATAAGTAATTTACTGCTTGAATACGTCGATGAATATCATCAACACCCCTTCCCTGAATACCTGCGCACCGGGATCCCAGTATCGTTATCAACCGACGACCGCGGTATGTGGGATTCAAATATGACAGACGAGTACTTTGTTGCCGTTAAAGAGTTTAATTTATCCTGGCAAGAGCTGACTGGTTTAGCCGAAAACTCACTCAAGCACGGTTTTGTTGACGAGCAAACTAAACGTGCGCTGCTGGCTGATTATCATTCCCGTATCAACGCATTTGAACGGGCGTTTTTAGACCAAGGGGCCAACAGTTTTAGTCAAACACCTGACCGTTACGGCACATTTATTTGTCGGCAATATGGACTTTGCCAACTACAAAATAATTGA